Proteins from one Stenotrophomonas aracearum genomic window:
- the surE gene encoding 5'/3'-nucleotidase SurE encodes MRILVSNDDGVDAPGIRMLATVLREAGHDVMVVAPDRDRSGASNSLTLDLPVRVKRIDHYTCSVAGTPTDCVHLALTGMLEYDPDIVVSGINNAANLGDDVIYSGTVSAAMEGRFLGLPAVAMSLVSHNHDPRNFETAARAAVEIVTRLKADPLPADTILNVNVPDLPWAEVRGFEVTRLGNRHRAEGCIAQRDPRGNEVFWIGPAGREQDSGPGTDFHAVRNGYISITPIQVDLTRYQALEKVASWVGGLTAALDRPA; translated from the coding sequence ATGCGGATCCTGGTCAGCAACGACGACGGTGTCGACGCGCCGGGCATCAGGATGCTCGCCACGGTCCTGCGCGAGGCCGGCCACGACGTGATGGTGGTCGCCCCCGACCGCGACCGGTCCGGTGCCAGCAACTCGCTGACCCTGGACCTGCCGGTGCGGGTCAAGCGGATCGACCACTACACCTGCTCGGTGGCCGGCACCCCGACCGACTGCGTGCACCTGGCCCTGACCGGCATGCTCGAGTACGACCCGGACATCGTGGTCTCGGGGATCAACAACGCGGCCAACCTGGGCGATGACGTCATCTATTCCGGCACCGTCTCGGCGGCGATGGAGGGGCGTTTCCTCGGCCTGCCAGCGGTGGCGATGTCGCTGGTCTCGCACAACCACGACCCGCGCAACTTCGAAACCGCCGCGCGCGCGGCGGTCGAGATCGTGACCCGGCTCAAGGCCGACCCGCTGCCGGCCGACACCATCCTCAATGTCAACGTGCCCGACCTGCCGTGGGCGGAGGTGCGTGGCTTCGAAGTCACCCGCCTGGGCAACCGCCACCGCGCCGAAGGCTGCATCGCCCAGCGCGACCCGCGTGGCAATGAAGTGTTCTGGATCGGCCCGGCCGGGCGCGAACAGGACTCCGGCCCGGGCACCGACTTCCACGCGGTGCGCAACGGCTACATCTCGATCACCCCGATCCAGGTCGACCTGACCCGCTACCAGGCGCTGGAAAAGGTCGCCAGCTGGGTCGGCGGCCTGACCGCCGCGCTGGACCGCCCGGCATGA
- a CDS encoding protein-L-isoaspartate(D-aspartate) O-methyltransferase → MSQRLRLQPEAVGIGMTSQRVRDRLVERLRESGIVDEATLNAIRVVPRHLFIDEALASRAYEDTALPIGHGQTISQPWVVARMTEAVLQSAPKRVLEVGTGSGYQAAVLGALGLEVYTVERIGDLLRQARKRFRALGMNIRSKHDDGRVGWAEHGPFDAIVVTAAASALVDALVEQLAVGGRLVAPVGGPGAQSLIQLTRREDGSVEQQVLAPVTFVPLLSGMLD, encoded by the coding sequence ATGAGCCAGCGCCTGCGCCTGCAACCCGAAGCGGTCGGGATCGGCATGACCTCGCAGCGCGTGCGCGACCGACTGGTCGAACGCCTGCGCGAAAGCGGCATCGTCGACGAAGCCACCCTCAATGCGATCCGGGTGGTGCCGCGCCACCTGTTCATCGACGAGGCGCTGGCCTCGCGCGCCTACGAAGACACCGCATTGCCGATCGGCCACGGGCAGACCATCTCCCAGCCGTGGGTGGTGGCGCGGATGACCGAAGCCGTGCTGCAGTCGGCCCCCAAGCGCGTGCTCGAAGTGGGCACCGGTTCGGGTTACCAGGCTGCCGTGCTCGGCGCGCTGGGCCTGGAGGTGTACACCGTCGAGCGCATCGGCGACCTGCTGCGCCAGGCGCGCAAGCGCTTCCGCGCGCTTGGCATGAACATCCGCAGCAAGCATGACGACGGCCGTGTCGGCTGGGCCGAGCATGGCCCGTTCGACGCCATCGTGGTCACCGCCGCAGCGTCGGCACTGGTCGACGCACTGGTCGAGCAGCTGGCCGTCGGCGGGCGCCTGGTGGCGCCGGTGGGCGGGCCGGGCGCGCAGTCGCTGATCCAGCTCACCCGTCGCGAAGACGGCAGTGTCGAACAGCAGGTACTGGCACCGGTCACGTTCGTGCCGCTGCTGTCTGGCATGCTGGACTGA
- a CDS encoding YqaA family protein, whose protein sequence is MKIFGPLYERAMKWAAHERAPTYLTVLSFIEAIIFPVMPEVMLAPMCVAQPKRGWWFATLSLAGSMVGALVGYALGHYAFEAIKPLFAAMGMLTSIEGGIAIVQAKMAESPWAVFTFLVLGGFMPIPMKVFTWASGIVGVPLPQYFLSMLIGRGKRVYVLAAVIRIGGARAEAALRRWIEPLGWIATVLVVGLVAWLVWRSKFA, encoded by the coding sequence ATGAAGATTTTCGGTCCGCTGTACGAGCGGGCAATGAAGTGGGCCGCGCACGAGCGCGCCCCGACCTACCTGACGGTGCTGAGCTTCATCGAGGCGATCATCTTCCCGGTGATGCCCGAAGTGATGCTGGCACCGATGTGCGTGGCCCAGCCAAAGCGCGGCTGGTGGTTCGCCACGCTCAGCCTGGCTGGCTCGATGGTCGGTGCGCTGGTCGGCTACGCGCTGGGGCACTACGCTTTTGAAGCGATCAAGCCCCTGTTCGCGGCGATGGGCATGCTGACCAGCATCGAAGGCGGCATCGCCATCGTGCAGGCCAAGATGGCTGAGTCGCCGTGGGCGGTGTTCACTTTCCTGGTGCTGGGCGGCTTCATGCCGATCCCGATGAAGGTCTTCACCTGGGCATCGGGTATCGTCGGCGTGCCGCTGCCGCAGTATTTCCTGAGCATGCTGATCGGTCGCGGCAAGCGCGTGTACGTGCTGGCTGCGGTGATCCGCATCGGCGGCGCACGTGCCGAAGCCGCGCTGCGGCGCTGGATTGAACCGCTGGGCTGGATCGCCACCGTACTGGTGGTCGGTCTGGTGGCCTGGCTTGTATGGAGGTCGAAGTTCGCATGA
- a CDS encoding peptidoglycan DD-metalloendopeptidase family protein: MSADRLNGSARLAALLLVVSTLSACGTATVVKPSGGRTAHSTPQTSVAKPGHTAVVRRGDTLYALARIHNITPRDLAAWNGLAEPYTIYPGQSLRLYPGGSPGRAPTTVVTAPRPGNAAIPAPAPTPSPTTAIKSNISWRWPADGALVGRFVGADVTKQGVDIAGSSGQPVRATAAGVVVYSGAGLVGFGELIIVKHNDQWLSAYGHNRKRLVNEGQSVKAGEQIAEMGRTGTTRDMLHFEIRYNGKPVDPLLYLPPR; encoded by the coding sequence ATGAGTGCTGATCGTTTGAACGGAAGCGCGCGCCTGGCCGCGCTGCTGCTGGTGGTGTCCACGCTGAGCGCCTGCGGCACCGCCACCGTGGTCAAGCCCTCCGGTGGCCGCACCGCGCACAGCACCCCCCAGACCTCGGTGGCCAAGCCCGGCCATACCGCCGTGGTGCGCCGGGGCGACACGCTGTACGCGCTGGCACGCATCCACAACATCACCCCGCGCGACCTGGCCGCCTGGAACGGGCTGGCCGAGCCGTACACCATCTACCCGGGCCAGAGCCTGCGCCTGTATCCGGGCGGCAGCCCCGGCCGCGCCCCGACCACCGTGGTCACCGCGCCGCGCCCGGGCAACGCCGCCATCCCGGCGCCGGCACCCACGCCGTCTCCGACCACCGCGATCAAGAGCAACATCAGCTGGCGCTGGCCGGCCGATGGCGCGCTGGTCGGCCGTTTCGTCGGTGCCGACGTCACCAAGCAGGGCGTGGACATCGCCGGCAGCAGCGGCCAGCCGGTGCGGGCGACCGCCGCCGGCGTGGTGGTGTACTCCGGTGCCGGCCTGGTCGGCTTCGGCGAGCTGATCATCGTCAAGCACAATGACCAGTGGCTGTCGGCCTACGGCCACAACCGCAAGCGCCTGGTCAACGAAGGCCAGAGCGTCAAGGCCGGCGAGCAGATCGCCGAAATGGGCCGCACCGGCACCACGCGCGACATGCTGCACTTCGAGATCCGCTACAACGGCAAGCCGGTGGACCCGCTGCTGTATCTGCCGCCGAGGTAA
- a CDS encoding Mth938-like domain-containing protein, whose protein sequence is MQLHHEIPDYAYAFRAVGSSSVVIEDREQVRTRELGQSFILTPHTLVETWPVAASANALVPEDLAPVLALEPELVILGTGATQQFPSAAVLGACLTRGIGLEVMTNAAAARTFNLLASEGRKVAAAILLAG, encoded by the coding sequence ATGCAGCTGCACCACGAAATTCCGGATTATGCCTACGCGTTCCGCGCTGTCGGCAGCAGTTCGGTGGTCATCGAGGACCGCGAGCAGGTCCGCACCCGCGAGCTGGGCCAGAGCTTCATCCTGACCCCGCATACGCTGGTGGAAACCTGGCCGGTGGCGGCCAGTGCCAATGCGCTGGTCCCGGAGGACCTGGCGCCGGTGCTGGCGCTAGAGCCGGAGCTGGTGATCCTTGGAACCGGGGCGACCCAGCAGTTCCCGTCCGCGGCGGTGCTGGGCGCGTGCCTGACCCGTGGCATCGGCCTGGAAGTGATGACCAATGCGGCCGCTGCCCGCACCTTCAACCTGCTGGCCAGCGAAGGCCGGAAAGTGGCCGCGGCGATCCTGCTGGCCGGCTGA
- the yhbY gene encoding ribosome assembly RNA-binding protein YhbY: MSTQLTSSQTRFLRGQAHDLKALLQIGGKGITPAFLAELNEVLERHELVKVKVGAEDRDTRDAMIAELVQATESALVQRIGHTAVLYRPSKEQRQIVLPRG, translated from the coding sequence ATGTCTACCCAGCTCACCTCCTCCCAGACCCGCTTCCTCCGCGGCCAGGCCCATGACCTGAAAGCCCTGCTGCAGATCGGGGGCAAGGGGATCACGCCGGCCTTCCTGGCCGAGCTGAACGAGGTGCTGGAACGCCATGAATTGGTCAAGGTCAAGGTCGGTGCGGAAGACCGCGATACCCGTGACGCGATGATCGCCGAGCTGGTCCAGGCCACCGAAAGCGCGCTGGTGCAGCGCATCGGCCATACCGCCGTGCTGTACCGCCCGAGCAAGGAACAGCGCCAGATCGTGCTGCCGCGCGGCTGA
- the rlmE gene encoding 23S rRNA (uridine(2552)-2'-O)-methyltransferase RlmE yields the protein MASRSKSSQRWLKEHFADPFVKKAQAEGMRSRAAYKLEELLERDRLLKPHMVVVDLGAAPGGWSQQVRRQIGASGRVLALDILEMPPLAGVEFLHGDFREQAVLSQFEAMLGDTPVDLVLSDMAPNKSGVDAVDQPRMMHLAELAMEFSDNHLKPGGAFLIKLFQGVGFDDYVREMRRRFDKVVIRKPEASRKRSPEVYALGQGKRAQIK from the coding sequence ATGGCTTCCCGCAGCAAAAGCAGTCAACGCTGGTTGAAAGAGCACTTCGCCGATCCCTTCGTGAAGAAGGCCCAGGCCGAAGGCATGCGCTCGCGCGCGGCCTACAAGCTGGAGGAGCTGCTCGAGCGCGACCGGCTGCTGAAGCCGCACATGGTGGTGGTCGACCTGGGCGCCGCCCCGGGCGGCTGGTCGCAGCAGGTGCGGCGCCAGATCGGCGCTTCCGGTCGGGTACTCGCGCTGGACATCCTGGAGATGCCGCCGCTGGCCGGCGTCGAGTTCCTTCACGGCGACTTCAGGGAGCAGGCCGTCCTATCGCAGTTTGAAGCCATGCTCGGGGACACCCCGGTAGACCTTGTGCTCTCGGATATGGCCCCCAATAAGAGTGGAGTGGACGCGGTCGACCAGCCGCGGATGATGCACCTGGCCGAGCTGGCGATGGAGTTTTCCGACAACCATCTCAAGCCGGGTGGCGCGTTCCTGATCAAGCTGTTCCAGGGCGTGGGCTTTGACGACTACGTGCGCGAGATGCGGCGCCGGTTCGACAAGGTCGTGATCCGCAAGCCTGAAGCCTCCCGTAAGCGCTCGCCCGAGGTGTACGCCCTGGGGCAGGGCAAACGCGCCCAGATCAAGTAA
- the ftsH gene encoding ATP-dependent zinc metalloprotease FtsH — protein sequence MNDLTKNLLLWVVVAVVLMVVFQSFSPKTSGAGAQGSTYSQFLDQVDSGNVQKVTFSGDLRSGTNQLTYTTRGGQSATINAPLDRDLINVLRGKNVEIVQEEPSSGISLGAILMNFLPVILIIGFWLFIMRQMQGGGGGAKGAMSFGKSRAKLQGEDQIKVTFADVAGCDEAKEEVGELVDFLRDPTKFTKLGGKIPRGVLMVGPPGTGKTLLARAIAGEAKVPFFSISGSDFVEMFVGVGASRVRDMFEQAKKQAPCIIFIDEIDAVGRHRGAGLGGGHDEREQTLNQLLVEMDGFEGGEGVIVIAATNRPDVLDPALLRPGRFDRQVVVGLADVKGREQILKVHMRKLPLADDVEPMVIARGTPGFSGADLANLCNEAALFAARGNEKEVRMEHFDRARDKILMGAERRSMAMSEEEKTLTAYHEAGHAIVGRLVPEHDPVYKVTIIPRGRALGVTMYLPEGDKYSMNRVAIESQLCSLYGGRVAEELIFGADKVTTGASNDIERATKMARNMVTKWGLSDELGPIAYGEEDDEVFLGRSVTQHKSVSDDTARRIDEVVRSILDKAYARTTELMNANLDKLHAMSQLLLQYETIDAPQIDAIMEGRDPPPPAGWGKSNKDGGSNNDKGGDARPLPPIAGPAEQI from the coding sequence ATGAACGACTTGACCAAGAACCTCCTGCTGTGGGTGGTCGTCGCCGTGGTGCTCATGGTGGTGTTCCAGAGCTTCTCGCCGAAGACCTCCGGCGCCGGCGCCCAGGGCTCGACCTATTCGCAGTTCCTGGACCAGGTGGACAGCGGCAACGTGCAGAAGGTCACCTTCAGCGGCGACCTGCGCAGCGGCACCAACCAGCTGACCTACACCACCCGTGGCGGCCAGTCGGCCACCATCAACGCACCGCTGGATCGCGACCTGATCAACGTGCTGCGTGGCAAGAACGTGGAAATCGTCCAGGAAGAGCCCTCCAGCGGCATCTCGCTGGGCGCGATCCTGATGAATTTCCTTCCGGTGATCCTGATCATCGGCTTCTGGCTGTTCATCATGCGCCAGATGCAGGGCGGTGGCGGCGGGGCCAAGGGCGCGATGTCCTTCGGCAAGTCGCGCGCCAAGTTGCAGGGCGAGGACCAGATCAAGGTCACCTTCGCCGACGTCGCCGGGTGCGACGAAGCCAAGGAAGAAGTCGGCGAACTGGTCGACTTCCTGCGCGATCCCACCAAGTTCACCAAGCTGGGCGGCAAGATCCCGCGCGGCGTGCTGATGGTCGGCCCGCCGGGTACCGGCAAGACCCTGCTGGCCCGCGCCATCGCCGGCGAGGCCAAGGTGCCGTTCTTCTCGATCTCCGGTTCTGACTTCGTGGAAATGTTCGTCGGCGTCGGCGCCAGCCGCGTCCGCGACATGTTCGAACAGGCCAAGAAGCAGGCCCCGTGCATCATCTTCATCGACGAAATCGACGCTGTCGGCCGCCACCGTGGCGCCGGCCTGGGCGGCGGTCATGACGAGCGCGAGCAGACCCTGAACCAGCTGCTGGTCGAAATGGACGGCTTCGAGGGAGGCGAGGGCGTGATCGTCATTGCCGCCACCAACCGTCCCGACGTGCTGGACCCGGCGCTGCTGCGCCCGGGCCGCTTCGACCGCCAGGTCGTGGTCGGGCTGGCCGACGTCAAGGGCCGCGAGCAGATCCTCAAGGTGCACATGCGCAAGCTGCCGCTGGCCGACGACGTCGAGCCGATGGTCATTGCCCGTGGTACCCCCGGCTTCTCCGGCGCCGACCTGGCCAACCTGTGCAACGAAGCGGCGCTGTTCGCCGCACGCGGCAACGAAAAGGAAGTGCGCATGGAGCACTTCGACCGCGCTCGCGACAAGATCCTGATGGGTGCCGAACGCCGTTCGATGGCCATGAGCGAGGAAGAGAAGACGCTCACCGCCTACCACGAAGCCGGCCACGCCATCGTCGGCCGCCTGGTGCCCGAGCATGACCCGGTCTACAAGGTCACCATCATCCCGCGCGGTCGCGCGCTGGGCGTGACCATGTACCTGCCGGAAGGCGACAAGTACTCGATGAACCGCGTGGCGATCGAATCGCAGCTGTGCTCGCTGTACGGCGGACGCGTCGCCGAAGAGCTGATCTTCGGCGCCGACAAGGTCACCACCGGCGCCTCCAACGACATCGAGCGCGCCACCAAGATGGCCCGCAACATGGTCACCAAGTGGGGCCTGTCCGACGAGCTCGGCCCGATCGCCTATGGCGAAGAGGACGACGAGGTGTTCCTGGGCCGTTCGGTGACCCAGCACAAGAGCGTGTCCGACGATACCGCGCGCCGCATCGACGAAGTCGTGCGCAGCATCCTGGACAAGGCCTATGCGCGCACCACCGAGCTGATGAACGCCAACCTGGACAAGCTGCACGCGATGTCGCAGCTGCTGCTGCAGTACGAAACCATCGACGCGCCGCAGATCGACGCCATCATGGAAGGCCGCGATCCGCCGCCGCCGGCCGGCTGGGGCAAGTCCAACAAGGACGGTGGCAGCAACAACGACAAGGGCGGCGACGCCCGTCCGCTGCCGCCGATCGCCGGTCCTGCAGAGCAGATCTGA
- the folP gene encoding dihydropteroate synthase, translating to MFDTSPQLDCGGRVLRLDRPRVMGIVNVTPDSFSDGGAHDTVEAAVAHGLQLVADGADLLDIGGESTRPGSAPVPLEEELRRVVPVIEQLARQVTVPISIDTFKPEVMRAAVAAGAGMINDIHALRQDGAPAAAAELGVPVVLMHMQGEPGSMQDTPHYDDVVAEVHRFLADRIFSAEMAGIAKKNLVIDLGFGFGKTTDHNMILLARSERFLELGLPMLAGMSRKRSIGELTGRDVPRERVAGSVAAHLIAAQRGARILRVHDVAATVDALKVWAAVDAVPMPRVDAAPAMPRWPDED from the coding sequence ATGTTCGACACTTCCCCCCAGCTTGACTGCGGCGGCCGCGTGCTGCGGCTGGACCGTCCGCGCGTGATGGGCATCGTCAACGTCACCCCGGATTCCTTCTCTGACGGCGGCGCGCACGACACGGTGGAGGCGGCGGTCGCGCACGGCCTGCAGCTGGTCGCCGACGGCGCCGACCTGCTCGACATCGGCGGCGAGTCGACCCGCCCGGGCAGCGCACCGGTCCCGCTGGAGGAAGAGCTGCGCCGCGTCGTTCCGGTGATCGAGCAGCTCGCGCGGCAGGTCACGGTGCCGATCAGCATCGACACCTTCAAGCCCGAGGTCATGCGCGCGGCGGTGGCTGCCGGTGCCGGGATGATCAACGACATCCACGCGCTGCGCCAGGACGGTGCGCCCGCGGCCGCGGCCGAACTCGGCGTGCCGGTAGTGCTGATGCACATGCAGGGCGAGCCCGGCAGCATGCAGGACACCCCGCACTACGACGACGTGGTCGCCGAGGTGCACCGCTTCCTGGCCGACCGCATCTTCTCGGCCGAAATGGCCGGCATCGCCAAGAAGAACCTGGTGATCGACCTGGGCTTCGGTTTCGGCAAGACCACCGACCACAACATGATCCTGCTGGCGCGGTCGGAACGCTTCCTCGAGCTGGGCCTCCCGATGCTGGCCGGAATGTCGCGCAAGCGCAGCATCGGCGAGCTGACCGGGCGCGACGTCCCGCGCGAACGCGTGGCCGGTTCGGTGGCCGCGCATCTGATCGCCGCCCAGCGCGGCGCGCGCATCCTGCGCGTACATGACGTGGCCGCCACCGTCGACGCGCTCAAGGTGTGGGCGGCGGTCGACGCGGTGCCGATGCCGCGCGTGGACGCTGCCCCGGCCATGCCGCGCTGGCCGGACGAGGACTGA
- the miaA gene encoding tRNA (adenosine(37)-N6)-dimethylallyltransferase MiaA, protein MGADQRPLAIAVMGPTASGKTATAIALARQLGGEIVSVDSALVYRGLDIGSAKPDAAERAQAPHHLLDLRDPWQTYSAAEFAADAARAVADIVARGRMPILAGGTGLYFRALLQGLSPMPPADPAIRAAISAEAAVLGWPALHAQLAAIDPAAGARIHATDPQRIQRALEVYRLTGRAITDWQKAPGVDRLPVRCLKLVLAPRERSVLHQRIETRFDRMLEQGFLDEVRALRALPAMAAVAAPLDLPAVRAVGYRQAWEFLDGQGSAAELRDRGIYATRQLAKRQLTWLRGELDARWFDPHMDQASLADAVSAFVGR, encoded by the coding sequence ATGGGCGCCGACCAGCGCCCGCTGGCGATCGCGGTGATGGGCCCGACCGCGTCGGGCAAGACCGCCACCGCCATCGCCCTGGCCCGGCAACTGGGCGGCGAGATCGTCAGCGTCGATTCGGCGCTGGTCTACCGCGGGCTGGATATCGGCTCGGCCAAGCCCGACGCCGCCGAACGCGCGCAGGCCCCGCACCACCTGCTGGACCTGCGCGATCCCTGGCAGACCTATTCAGCGGCCGAGTTCGCCGCCGACGCCGCGCGTGCGGTGGCTGACATCGTCGCGCGGGGGCGCATGCCTATCCTGGCCGGCGGCACCGGGCTGTATTTCCGCGCGCTGCTGCAGGGGCTGTCGCCGATGCCGCCGGCCGACCCGGCGATCCGTGCCGCGATCTCCGCCGAGGCTGCCGTGCTGGGCTGGCCGGCGCTGCACGCGCAGCTGGCGGCGATCGACCCGGCCGCCGGCGCGCGCATCCACGCCACCGACCCGCAGCGCATCCAGCGGGCGCTGGAGGTGTACCGCCTGACCGGTCGCGCCATCACCGATTGGCAGAAGGCGCCTGGCGTGGACCGGCTGCCGGTGCGCTGCCTGAAGCTGGTGCTGGCCCCGCGCGAGCGCAGCGTGCTGCACCAGCGGATTGAAACCCGCTTCGACCGCATGCTCGAACAGGGCTTCCTGGACGAAGTGCGCGCCCTGCGTGCGCTGCCGGCGATGGCGGCGGTGGCCGCGCCGCTGGACCTGCCGGCGGTGCGCGCGGTCGGCTACCGCCAGGCCTGGGAGTTCCTGGACGGGCAGGGCAGTGCCGCCGAACTCCGCGACCGGGGCATTTACGCCACCCGGCAGCTGGCCAAGCGCCAGCTCACCTGGCTGCGCGGCGAGCTTGATGCACGTTGGTTCGACCCCCATATGGATCAGGCTTCCCTGGCGGACGCCGTTTCGGCCTTTGTGGGCCGCTGA
- the hfq gene encoding RNA chaperone Hfq yields the protein MSKGQSLQDPFLNALRRERVPVSVYLVNGIKLQGTIESFDQFVVLLRNTVSQMVYKHAISTVVPARNVRVGPGGGYVQSNEGGADGAQEEDDVE from the coding sequence ATGTCCAAGGGGCAATCGCTGCAGGATCCGTTTCTGAATGCACTTCGGCGCGAACGCGTGCCGGTGTCGGTGTATCTGGTGAATGGCATCAAGTTGCAGGGAACGATCGAATCGTTCGACCAGTTCGTTGTCCTGCTGCGCAATACGGTCAGCCAGATGGTGTACAAGCACGCCATTTCGACCGTGGTGCCGGCACGCAATGTCCGGGTCGGTCCCGGTGGCGGCTATGTGCAGTCCAATGAAGGTGGCGCCGACGGCGCCCAGGAAGAAGACGACGTTGAATGA
- the hflX gene encoding ribosome rescue GTPase HflX, with protein sequence MFDRSKRGEHALLIQPHSGRLEEDVLEEFTDLARSAGASIAATLTARIDRPNASILIGTGKLDEIKAAAEATGADLVLVNHALSPSQERNLEKFLERRVIDRTGLILDIFAQRAHSHEGKLQVELAQLRHMSTRLIRGWTHLERQRGGSIGLRGPGETQLETDRRLLQKRVEQLQKRLEKVEVQRTQMRRARVRSELPRVALVGYTNAGKSTLFNALTGAEAYAADKLFATLDPTVRRIAVPGGNVVLADTVGFVRDLPHELVAAFRATLSEAREADFLLHLVDAADPHREERIAQVDEVLNEVGAGELPQMLVFNKIDRIEGSEVRHDGQDGIPDTARRERVWISARDGLGLDLLLSVLGKRLGLQHVSGDLRLPPSAGRLRSRLHQLEVVRGETADEDGWLLQVEIPIAEAEKLAAGDDGAPIRAMLPEKVPEW encoded by the coding sequence GTGTTTGACCGTTCCAAGCGAGGCGAACACGCGCTCCTGATCCAGCCGCACTCCGGCCGGCTGGAAGAAGACGTGCTGGAGGAATTCACCGACCTGGCCCGTTCGGCCGGGGCCAGCATCGCGGCCACCCTGACCGCGCGGATCGACCGCCCAAACGCGTCGATCCTGATCGGTACCGGCAAGCTGGACGAGATCAAGGCGGCCGCCGAGGCCACCGGCGCCGACCTGGTGCTGGTCAACCATGCCCTGTCGCCGTCGCAGGAGCGCAACCTGGAGAAGTTCCTGGAGCGCCGGGTGATCGACCGCACCGGCCTGATCCTGGACATCTTCGCCCAGCGTGCGCACAGCCACGAAGGCAAGCTGCAGGTGGAACTGGCGCAGCTGCGCCACATGTCCACGCGGCTGATCCGCGGCTGGACCCACCTGGAGCGCCAGCGCGGCGGTTCCATCGGCCTGCGTGGGCCGGGTGAAACCCAGCTGGAAACCGACCGCCGCCTGCTGCAGAAGCGGGTCGAACAGCTGCAGAAGCGACTGGAAAAGGTCGAAGTACAGCGCACCCAGATGCGCCGCGCCCGCGTGCGCAGCGAACTGCCTCGCGTGGCGCTGGTGGGTTACACCAATGCCGGCAAGTCGACCCTGTTCAACGCGCTGACCGGCGCCGAGGCGTATGCGGCCGACAAGCTGTTCGCCACCCTGGACCCGACCGTGCGCCGCATCGCGGTGCCGGGCGGCAATGTGGTGCTGGCCGATACCGTCGGGTTCGTCCGCGACCTGCCGCACGAGCTGGTGGCCGCGTTCCGCGCGACCCTGAGCGAAGCGCGCGAGGCCGACTTCCTGCTGCACCTGGTCGACGCCGCCGATCCGCATCGCGAGGAACGTATTGCCCAGGTCGATGAAGTGTTGAACGAAGTCGGCGCCGGCGAACTGCCGCAGATGCTGGTGTTCAACAAGATCGACCGGATCGAGGGCAGCGAAGTCCGCCACGACGGCCAGGACGGCATTCCCGATACCGCGCGTCGCGAGCGCGTCTGGATCTCGGCGCGCGATGGCCTCGGCCTGGACCTGCTGCTGTCGGTGCTGGGCAAGCGCCTGGGCCTGCAGCACGTCAGCGGCGACCTGCGCCTGCCGCCGTCGGCCGGCCGCCTGCGCTCGCGCCTGCACCAGCTGGAAGTGGTGCGTGGCGAAACCGCCGACGAGGACGGCTGGCTGCTGCAGGTCGAGATTCCGATCGCCGAAGCCGAGAAGCTGGCCGCAGGCGATGACGGTGCGCCGATCCGTGCGATGTTGCCGGAAAAGGTGCCTGAATGGTGA
- a CDS encoding CinA family protein, whose amino-acid sequence MVTSVPTDAQLSDLAREVGQRLQQASLQLVTAESCSGGWIAKAMTDIAGSSAFFDCGMVVYSYEAKQRLLGVRAQTLEQFGAVSRETVLEMVSGALVNSGAGMAVAVTGIAGPGGGSPDKPVGSVWIGWKQRGGYARAQLFQFDGDRDAIRRQTVLQALTGIFPAV is encoded by the coding sequence ATGGTGACTTCGGTTCCCACCGACGCGCAGCTTTCCGACCTCGCGCGCGAGGTCGGTCAGCGCCTGCAGCAGGCCTCGCTCCAACTGGTCACTGCCGAAAGCTGCAGCGGCGGCTGGATCGCCAAGGCGATGACCGACATCGCCGGCTCCTCGGCGTTCTTCGACTGCGGCATGGTGGTCTACAGCTACGAGGCCAAGCAGCGCCTGCTCGGCGTGCGTGCGCAGACCCTCGAGCAGTTCGGCGCAGTCAGCCGCGAAACCGTGCTTGAAATGGTTTCCGGCGCGCTGGTCAATTCCGGCGCCGGCATGGCCGTTGCGGTCACCGGCATTGCCGGCCCTGGCGGTGGCAGCCCGGACAAGCCGGTTGGCAGCGTCTGGATCGGCTGGAAGCAGCGCGGTGGCTATGCCCGCGCGCAGCTGTTCCAGTTCGACGGCGACCGCGACGCGATCCGCCGCCAGACCGTGCTGCAGGCACTGACGGGAATTTTCCCGGCGGTGTGA